One genomic region from Sphingobacterium sp. UGAL515B_05 encodes:
- a CDS encoding DUF1343 domain-containing protein, which produces MKPVLIFILTLFLFNDVKAQTFLDYCNDRIRTGAEQTERYVPYLLNKRIGILGNPSTVIKGSHLVDSLLARGVQIVRIFGPEHGFRGNASNGTEVGDEIDPRTKIPIVSLYGNKKKPTAEELKDIDLFIYDVQDMGVRFYTNINTLRDIMEACAENDKELLILDRPNPNAYLIDGPILEEKYKSGIGQFPVPIAHGMTTAEFAQMINGEGWMNTKKKCKLKIIPVANYDHSMLYKLPVNPSPNLNTEQSILLYPSTCLFEGVKVNHGRGTDYPFVVIGSPIYKGIYDFSFVPVSKKGMSESPLFMNEECYGIDLRKYDLKQLVDNKKINLSWMIALYQNSPEKDKFFDQSFSKQIGSIERLVGVGLFRKQIEAGVSEEEIRKSWEPRLKSYRKVREKYLIYP; this is translated from the coding sequence ATGAAACCAGTGCTCATTTTTATATTAACGCTATTCCTGTTCAACGATGTGAAAGCGCAGACCTTTTTGGATTATTGTAATGATCGTATACGGACAGGAGCCGAACAGACCGAGCGTTATGTACCTTATTTATTGAATAAGCGCATTGGTATATTGGGCAATCCATCTACGGTTATTAAGGGAAGTCACCTTGTTGACAGTCTGCTGGCAAGAGGAGTTCAGATTGTGAGGATCTTTGGACCTGAGCACGGATTTCGAGGCAATGCAAGTAACGGCACTGAAGTGGGCGACGAAATCGATCCAAGAACTAAAATTCCTATTGTCTCTCTATATGGTAATAAGAAAAAGCCGACAGCGGAGGAGTTAAAAGATATCGATCTGTTTATTTATGATGTGCAGGATATGGGGGTGAGATTTTATACCAATATTAATACACTTCGGGATATTATGGAAGCCTGCGCTGAAAATGATAAGGAGCTCTTGATCTTAGACAGGCCCAATCCCAATGCCTATCTAATTGATGGCCCTATTTTGGAGGAAAAATATAAGTCGGGTATTGGGCAATTTCCTGTTCCTATTGCACATGGGATGACTACAGCTGAATTTGCCCAGATGATCAATGGAGAAGGTTGGATGAATACCAAAAAGAAATGTAAATTGAAGATTATTCCTGTAGCAAATTATGACCACAGTATGCTTTATAAATTACCAGTCAATCCCTCACCCAATTTAAATACGGAACAAAGCATACTATTATATCCGAGTACCTGCCTCTTTGAAGGTGTGAAAGTGAATCATGGCAGAGGCACCGATTATCCCTTTGTTGTGATCGGTAGTCCAATCTATAAGGGTATATATGATTTCTCATTTGTCCCCGTCAGTAAAAAAGGGATGAGTGAATCGCCACTGTTTATGAATGAAGAATGCTATGGAATAGACCTGCGTAAATATGATCTAAAGCAGCTTGTAGATAATAAAAAAATAAACTTATCCTGGATGATAGCACTTTATCAGAACTCTCCGGAAAAAGACAAGTTTTTTGATCAATCATTTTCGAAACAGATTGGCAGTATCGAAAGGCTCGTGGGCGTAGGTTTATTTCGCAAGCAAATCGAAGCTGGTGTTTCGGAAGAAGAAATCCGAAAAAGCTGGGAACCGAGATTAAAGAGTTATAGAAAGGTTAGGGAAAAATACCTTATCTATCCATAA
- a CDS encoding helix-turn-helix domain-containing protein, translated as MEKQVNAGEFVDRFMTGSLEHLRYQQSPIKIFQLSEIAPYIKFPTPPIFLGYNLLVHITEGYFKHQIGAKEYVVTAPAILISNYGNISTIKSVDKSAKGHCVLINDNAMTSIFREQEILNIFNISPLLNLTARDSGDLQELFRLLYDELLSESPYKELFENLLKSAILKIIKLSSSNLALNRRQEIAMMFKQLVHKNFKKQKNISFYADKLAVSTNYLNRCVFSVFKKSSKELILEVLIMHSQFLLFESTKSIADICYELDFSDPSYFSRLFKKIVGVSPTSYRNRAT; from the coding sequence ATGGAAAAGCAGGTAAATGCAGGTGAATTTGTAGATCGTTTTATGACAGGTAGTCTGGAGCATCTGCGTTATCAACAATCCCCGATCAAGATCTTCCAGCTCAGTGAAATCGCACCCTACATTAAATTTCCGACCCCACCTATTTTCTTAGGCTATAATCTTCTTGTTCACATCACGGAAGGTTATTTTAAACATCAGATTGGTGCCAAGGAATATGTTGTAACAGCTCCGGCAATTCTTATCAGCAACTACGGCAATATCTCAACAATAAAGTCGGTCGATAAATCCGCGAAAGGACATTGCGTTTTGATCAACGACAATGCGATGACTTCCATCTTCAGGGAACAGGAGATTTTGAATATTTTTAATATCTCGCCCTTACTAAACTTAACTGCGCGAGACAGCGGCGATCTTCAAGAACTTTTCAGATTACTTTATGATGAATTGCTTTCCGAATCACCTTATAAAGAACTATTTGAAAATTTATTAAAATCTGCAATTCTAAAAATTATCAAGCTATCTTCATCCAACCTTGCGCTCAATCGGAGACAGGAAATTGCAATGATGTTCAAACAGCTTGTGCACAAAAACTTCAAAAAGCAAAAAAATATTTCATTCTACGCGGATAAACTCGCGGTATCTACAAACTACCTTAATCGGTGCGTATTTTCTGTATTCAAGAAATCGTCGAAGGAACTCATTCTTGAAGTACTGATTATGCACAGTCAATTTCTATTGTTTGAATCCACTAAAAGCATTGCAGACATTTGTTATGAATTGGATTTTTCCGATCCTTCTTACTTCTCACGGCTTTTCAAAAAAATAGTTGGTGTTTCTCCTACTTCTTATCGAAACAGAGCAACTTAG
- a CDS encoding acyl-CoA dehydrogenase family protein has translation MLKVSEHNNITQDFDLFIADFKTRLSSLFNKEYDYNSLSLTRGLPPEFLAEIMKMQPLSVAIPEHHGGRGLHVKECLGVLAAASYESLSLSLIFGINIALFLEPFAKYGDTLLQEKIFHQFLENQAMGGLMITEQAYGSDALNMRTSYEQKDDKYYIKGEKHWQGLTGAADFWLVTARKKNENGELVRDIDFFVTENAVEEQKITVTKKYNSLGLYAIPYGVNDIDINVPMDHKLNPESTGIKLMLDTLHRSRLQFPGMGMGFIKRMLDEAMTHCSERRVAGISLNELDAVKFQLSRIQAAFTLCSAMCSYSVSISSIHNDLSAYGVDANSVKAFVTDLMHEAAQTCVQLSGANGYRLDHVAGRGLVDSRPFQIFEGSNEMLYSQVAEAIGKLMRKTKESNLLSFLKKYSSTEFAAPFFSSILSFDFPLQPKQRELVTLGKIIARVICFQYVLQINNAGFNDKMTEITRQHVSMDIYMLVGQLSNNNNAEPLMNYDENTDWMKFTS, from the coding sequence ATGCTTAAGGTTTCAGAACACAACAATATAACCCAAGATTTCGATTTGTTTATTGCGGATTTTAAAACTAGGCTATCAAGCTTATTTAATAAAGAGTATGATTACAACTCGCTCAGTTTAACGCGTGGGCTACCGCCTGAGTTTTTAGCTGAGATCATGAAAATGCAGCCCTTGTCGGTTGCTATCCCAGAACACCACGGTGGTCGGGGCCTTCATGTGAAAGAATGCTTGGGTGTACTGGCGGCAGCTTCTTATGAATCACTATCTTTATCGCTCATTTTCGGGATTAATATTGCGCTATTTTTGGAGCCCTTTGCCAAATACGGCGATACCTTACTTCAAGAGAAGATATTCCATCAATTTTTGGAAAACCAGGCAATGGGAGGATTAATGATTACCGAACAGGCTTACGGCAGTGACGCCCTCAATATGCGAACATCTTACGAACAAAAGGACGATAAGTACTATATAAAAGGTGAAAAACACTGGCAAGGTCTCACTGGAGCTGCTGACTTTTGGCTCGTGACAGCACGCAAGAAAAATGAAAACGGAGAACTGGTGCGGGATATAGATTTCTTTGTCACAGAGAACGCCGTCGAAGAACAAAAGATTACTGTTACAAAGAAATACAATAGCCTTGGTCTTTATGCAATTCCTTATGGAGTGAACGACATCGACATCAATGTTCCCATGGATCACAAATTAAATCCGGAAAGTACAGGAATTAAATTGATGTTAGACACCCTCCACCGCAGCAGATTACAATTCCCTGGAATGGGCATGGGTTTCATAAAACGGATGTTGGATGAGGCCATGACACATTGTTCCGAACGCCGTGTAGCGGGTATTAGTTTAAATGAATTAGACGCTGTTAAATTTCAGTTGTCGCGCATACAGGCTGCATTTACCTTATGCTCTGCAATGTGTTCATACAGTGTCTCGATCAGCTCTATCCATAATGACCTTTCGGCCTATGGTGTAGATGCCAATAGTGTGAAAGCATTTGTGACAGACTTAATGCATGAAGCCGCGCAAACATGTGTGCAATTATCCGGTGCAAATGGCTATAGGTTAGACCATGTTGCCGGTCGTGGCCTCGTAGACAGTAGACCTTTTCAAATCTTTGAGGGATCAAATGAAATGCTTTATTCTCAAGTTGCTGAAGCGATCGGTAAACTTATGCGCAAAACCAAAGAAAGTAACTTGTTGTCTTTCTTAAAAAAATATAGCTCAACTGAATTTGCAGCACCATTTTTCTCATCAATCTTGAGTTTTGACTTTCCGCTACAGCCCAAACAACGTGAACTGGTTACACTTGGAAAGATAATCGCCCGCGTCATCTGTTTTCAGTATGTTTTACAAATTAACAACGCCGGGTTCAATGATAAGATGACAGAAATAACACGTCAACATGTGAGCATGGATATTTATATGTTGGTAGGCCAGTTATCAAATAACAATAATGCCGAACCACTTATGAACTACGACGAAAACACAGATTGGATGAAGTTCACTTCTTAA
- a CDS encoding AAA domain-containing protein, which yields MNYFDELITLLRQEHQFDRLQHENLLLKSSLNERRMQGVTWFPIQITDTELGRGDYLSVNLNRTNYYEVEHKFRFGMPVCLFSNHDPDRDRIEGIISSINRDGMRISFRVDELPEWSRRGKLGVDLLFDEYSYREMFNALEKGKELSRDAKQGSFVRRLIGEELIPTESIAEFFEHPNLNTGQNKAVQQLLEASTVALLHGPPGTGKTTTLVQAVKALLKQYNKQVLVVAPSNTAVDLLTERLDAAGIAVTRIGNPVKVSEHLQELTLDAKIDRHPANKDIKTLQKQVRTYTEMAQKYKRNFGKAEREQRKALFDEAHRIRKDVDKIQDFISADVLDKSQVITATLVGSNHEVIRNRSYETVIIDEAAQALEPACWIPILKAHRVILAGDHNQLPPTVKSSNVPHHGLSHTLFEKLVDHNPQLVSLLDVQYRMNEQIMQYPSTALYNGLLRADSTVAQWSLAVDTEPVLFIDTAGAGFEETESDGAIFNLGEAHFIKAHLNDHIGAWTASLSLDESLSVGVIAPYRKQATLLKEVLDGEEVLRPFNDLIKIQTIDSFQGQEKDVIYISLTRSNAEQQIGFLSDVRRMNVAMTRAKKKLVVIGDSATIGSHPFYREFIAYTESIGHYHSVWEWDISAI from the coding sequence ATGAATTATTTCGACGAGCTTATTACTTTATTACGTCAGGAGCACCAATTTGATCGATTACAACATGAAAATTTGTTGTTGAAAAGTAGTTTGAATGAACGAAGAATGCAAGGTGTCACCTGGTTTCCGATTCAGATAACAGATACGGAGCTTGGGAGAGGAGACTATTTATCCGTTAATTTAAATCGAACAAATTATTATGAGGTCGAACATAAGTTTCGCTTTGGTATGCCAGTTTGTCTGTTCTCAAATCACGATCCCGACCGAGATCGAATAGAGGGCATCATATCTTCGATCAATAGGGATGGGATGCGAATTTCATTTCGTGTCGATGAACTTCCAGAATGGAGCAGAAGAGGGAAGCTTGGTGTTGATTTGTTATTTGATGAGTATTCCTATCGGGAGATGTTCAATGCCTTGGAGAAAGGAAAGGAATTGAGCCGTGATGCAAAGCAAGGTAGTTTTGTGAGAAGATTAATCGGTGAAGAGTTGATTCCAACTGAATCTATTGCAGAATTCTTTGAGCATCCCAACTTAAATACGGGGCAAAATAAAGCGGTCCAACAGCTATTGGAAGCAAGTACTGTAGCTCTTTTGCATGGGCCGCCGGGGACAGGGAAAACAACAACATTGGTTCAGGCCGTGAAGGCATTGCTAAAACAATACAACAAGCAAGTGTTGGTTGTTGCACCGAGCAATACTGCCGTTGATTTGTTAACTGAACGTCTAGATGCTGCTGGAATTGCAGTAACAAGAATAGGAAACCCTGTGAAGGTTTCGGAGCATCTCCAGGAATTGACACTCGATGCAAAGATTGATCGACATCCTGCAAATAAGGATATTAAAACACTTCAAAAGCAAGTGCGGACGTATACAGAGATGGCTCAAAAATATAAACGTAATTTTGGAAAAGCTGAGCGGGAGCAAAGAAAAGCGTTGTTTGATGAAGCTCATCGAATCAGAAAAGATGTCGATAAGATTCAAGATTTTATCAGTGCAGATGTTTTGGATAAATCGCAGGTAATTACTGCAACTTTGGTTGGATCGAATCATGAGGTTATTCGCAATCGCAGCTATGAAACAGTCATTATTGATGAGGCCGCACAAGCATTGGAGCCTGCTTGCTGGATCCCGATATTAAAGGCACATCGAGTTATTTTGGCGGGAGACCACAATCAATTGCCTCCTACTGTAAAATCCAGTAATGTACCTCACCATGGCCTGAGCCATACATTATTCGAAAAATTGGTAGATCATAATCCGCAATTGGTTTCTTTGTTAGATGTACAGTATCGCATGAATGAACAAATTATGCAATACCCGTCCACAGCCTTGTATAATGGTTTGTTGAGAGCAGATAGTACAGTGGCACAGTGGAGCTTAGCAGTGGATACCGAACCGGTCTTATTTATCGATACAGCGGGAGCGGGGTTTGAAGAAACCGAAAGCGACGGCGCAATCTTTAATCTAGGAGAAGCTCATTTTATTAAAGCTCATCTGAACGACCATATTGGAGCTTGGACAGCGTCTTTGAGCCTCGATGAAAGCCTGAGCGTCGGGGTGATTGCTCCCTATCGAAAGCAGGCCACTTTATTGAAGGAGGTATTGGATGGGGAAGAAGTGCTACGACCTTTTAACGACTTGATTAAAATACAGACAATAGACAGTTTTCAAGGGCAGGAGAAGGATGTTATTTATATCAGTTTGACCAGAAGTAACGCTGAACAGCAGATTGGTTTTTTGTCTGATGTTCGCCGGATGAATGTGGCAATGACTAGGGCTAAGAAGAAATTGGTTGTTATTGGAGATAGTGCTACAATAGGTTCACATCCGTTTTACCGAGAATTTATTGCCTATACCGAGTCGATAGGGCACTATCATAGTGTGTGGGAATGGGATATTTCAGCAATATAA
- a CDS encoding cupin domain-containing protein — MSEIFLHDSEQQWTDLGEGVMRKILVFNDELMLMKVRFKKGAIGALHQHPHTQISYVSAGTFRYHIDGVDRILTAGDSCIIYSQLIHGCECLEEGELIDSFTPYREDFVQST, encoded by the coding sequence ATGAGCGAAATATTCTTACACGACAGCGAGCAGCAATGGACAGACCTGGGCGAAGGTGTTATGCGAAAAATACTCGTTTTTAATGATGAACTCATGCTCATGAAAGTTCGTTTTAAAAAAGGGGCTATCGGTGCACTTCATCAACACCCCCACACACAGATTTCTTATGTTAGTGCAGGAACATTCAGATACCATATTGATGGTGTTGATCGCATCTTAACCGCTGGCGATTCTTGTATCATCTATTCGCAATTGATTCATGGATGTGAATGTTTAGAGGAAGGAGAACTGATCGATTCGTTCACCCCATATCGTGAAGATTTTGTTCAATCTACCTAA
- the bla gene encoding BlaB/IND/MUS family subclass B1 metallo-beta-lactamase, translating to MSISLFGLSPSLQAQEKPLLIEKINPHLYLYTTFNTFGGAKYAANAVYLITKKGVILFDTPWDSTQYQPLLDSIKQKHNLPVIAVYATHWHEDRAGGFAYYNGIGIPTYATKMTNDLLKVNHKAQATHLVSTNKTYTVGGQSFVLNFFGAGHSMDNVVVWFPQYKILDGGCFIKSSEAQDLGFTADGDIKSWKPSLARLLAKYPEINMVIPGHDAWKDKGQIKRTEALLTEGH from the coding sequence ATGAGCATTAGTTTATTCGGTCTTTCTCCATCTCTACAAGCGCAAGAAAAACCTCTTTTAATAGAAAAGATAAATCCGCATCTGTACCTTTACACGACCTTTAACACCTTTGGAGGTGCCAAATATGCTGCTAATGCGGTATACCTAATTACAAAAAAAGGCGTTATCCTTTTTGATACACCATGGGATTCCACACAATATCAACCCTTATTGGACAGCATCAAACAGAAACATAATTTACCCGTCATTGCTGTTTACGCGACACACTGGCACGAAGATCGGGCAGGTGGCTTTGCTTATTACAACGGTATTGGTATTCCAACCTACGCAACAAAAATGACGAACGACCTGCTAAAGGTAAATCACAAAGCCCAGGCCACTCATCTTGTTTCCACCAATAAAACCTACACCGTCGGCGGACAATCTTTTGTTTTGAACTTTTTTGGTGCCGGACACTCCATGGACAATGTTGTTGTCTGGTTTCCCCAATATAAGATCCTAGACGGTGGTTGTTTTATAAAAAGCTCCGAAGCCCAAGATCTAGGATTTACGGCAGATGGGGATATAAAATCCTGGAAACCATCCCTAGCGAGGTTATTGGCAAAATATCCCGAAATTAATATGGTTATTCCTGGGCATGATGCCTGGAAAGATAAAGGTCAGATAAAGCGAACCGAAGCGCTGCTTACTGAGGGACACTAA